From the genome of Streptomyces sp. NBC_00659, one region includes:
- a CDS encoding GAF domain-containing protein, producing the protein MSHDPPRPAGRLLLTPQDKDAPARVRRLRRLGLGERSEPAFDAFADHLARVAAAPYSMVNFIDERQQFFAGLHTPDGGARGARLMAGVDGNELEPGRYMARDHGFCPHVVVRRKALVLEDVCDYPRFAGNPVVDEFGVRSYLGAPLLDRSGIALGTICVVDIEPRPWGRAGLETIKAMAAELAGQLERRDEVHGI; encoded by the coding sequence ATGAGTCACGACCCGCCCCGGCCGGCCGGTCGTCTGCTGCTGACACCGCAGGACAAGGACGCCCCGGCCCGAGTGCGGCGGCTGCGCAGGCTGGGCCTCGGGGAGCGCTCCGAGCCCGCCTTCGACGCCTTCGCGGACCATCTTGCGCGGGTCGCCGCGGCGCCGTACTCGATGGTCAACTTCATCGACGAGCGACAGCAGTTCTTCGCGGGTCTGCACACCCCGGACGGTGGCGCCAGGGGCGCCCGGCTCATGGCCGGCGTGGACGGGAACGAGCTCGAACCGGGCCGCTACATGGCCCGGGACCACGGCTTCTGCCCTCATGTGGTGGTGCGCCGCAAGGCGCTCGTCCTGGAGGACGTCTGCGACTACCCGCGCTTCGCCGGGAACCCGGTCGTCGACGAGTTCGGTGTCCGTTCCTACCTCGGTGCCCCGCTGCTCGACCGCAGCGGCATCGCCCTCGGCACCATCTGTGTCGTGGACATCGAGCCGCGCCCCTGGGGAAGGGCGGGCCTGGAGACGATCAAGGCGATGGCGGCCGAGCTGGCCGGGCAGCTCGAACGGCGGGACGAGGTTCACGGGATCTGA
- the tdh gene encoding L-threonine 3-dehydrogenase — translation MKALVKEKAEPGLWLKDVPEPQAGPGDVLIKVLRTGICGTDLHIRNWDGWAQQTITTPLVLGHEFVGEVVETGRDVSDINVGDRVSGEGHLVCGKCRNCLAGRRHLCRATVGLGVGRDGAFAEYVVLPATNVWVHRVPVDLDVAAIFDPFGNAVHTALSFPLVGEDVLITGAGPIGLMAAAVARHAGARNVVITDVSEERLELARKIGVSLALNVAGSTIADGQRTLGLREGFDIGLEMSGRPEAMREMIANMTHGGRIAMLGLPSEEFPVDWSRIVTSMITIKGIYGREMFETWYSMSVLLESGLDLSPVITGRYGFRDYEAAFDDAAGGRGGKVILDWTL, via the coding sequence GTGAAGGCGCTGGTCAAGGAGAAGGCGGAGCCCGGACTCTGGCTCAAGGACGTCCCGGAGCCGCAGGCCGGCCCCGGTGACGTACTGATCAAGGTTCTCAGGACCGGGATCTGCGGCACCGACCTGCACATCCGCAACTGGGACGGCTGGGCGCAGCAGACCATCACGACGCCCCTCGTGCTCGGCCACGAGTTCGTCGGCGAGGTCGTCGAGACCGGCCGCGACGTCAGCGACATCAACGTCGGCGACCGCGTCAGCGGGGAGGGCCACCTGGTCTGCGGCAAGTGCCGCAACTGTCTCGCCGGACGCCGTCACCTCTGCCGTGCCACCGTCGGCCTGGGCGTCGGCCGTGACGGCGCGTTCGCCGAGTACGTCGTGCTGCCCGCCACCAACGTGTGGGTCCACCGCGTCCCGGTCGACCTGGACGTCGCCGCGATCTTCGACCCGTTCGGCAACGCCGTGCACACCGCGCTGTCCTTCCCGCTGGTCGGCGAGGACGTCCTGATCACCGGCGCCGGGCCGATCGGCCTGATGGCCGCCGCCGTGGCCCGTCACGCGGGCGCCCGCAACGTCGTCATCACCGACGTCAGCGAGGAGCGCCTGGAACTGGCCCGCAAGATCGGTGTCAGCCTCGCCCTCAACGTCGCGGGCTCGACCATCGCCGACGGACAGCGCACGCTCGGTCTGCGCGAGGGCTTCGACATCGGCCTGGAGATGTCCGGCCGCCCCGAGGCCATGCGCGAGATGATCGCCAACATGACCCACGGCGGTCGGATCGCGATGCTGGGCCTGCCGTCCGAGGAGTTCCCGGTCGACTGGTCCCGGATCGTCACCTCCATGATCACGATCAAGGGCATCTACGGCCGCGAGATGTTCGAGACGTGGTACTCGATGTCGGTCCTCCTGGAGAGCGGCCTCGACCTCTCGCCCGTGATCACCGGCCGTTACGGATTCCGGGACTACGAGGCGGCGTTCGACGACGCGGCCGGCGGCCGCGGCGGCAAGGTCATTCTCGACTGGACCCTCTGA
- a CDS encoding glycine C-acetyltransferase, producing the protein MFDSVRDDLRTTLDEIRAAGLHKPERVIGTPQSATVNVTAGGRPGEVLNFCANNYLGLADHPEVVAAAHAALDRWGYGMASVRFICGTQEVHKELEARLSAFLGQEDTILYSSCFDANGGVFETLLGAEDAVISDALNHASIIDGIRLSKARRFRYANRDMADLEAQLKEASGARRRLIVTDGVFSMDGYLAPLQDICDLADRYDAMVMVDDSHAVGFVGPGGRGTPELHGVMDRVDIITGTLGKALGGASGGYVAARAEIVALLRQRSRPYLFSNTLAPVIAAASLKVLDLLESADDLRVRLAENTALFRSRMTEEGFDILPGDHAIAPVMIGDASVAGRMAELLLERGVYVIGFSYPVVPQDKARIRVQLSAGHSTEDVNRAVDAFVAARAELDA; encoded by the coding sequence ATGTTCGACTCCGTCCGTGACGACCTGCGCACCACCCTTGACGAGATCCGCGCCGCCGGGCTGCACAAGCCCGAGCGGGTCATCGGCACCCCGCAGTCCGCGACCGTGAACGTCACCGCGGGCGGCCGCCCCGGTGAGGTCCTCAACTTCTGCGCGAACAACTACCTCGGCCTCGCCGACCACCCCGAGGTCGTCGCCGCCGCCCACGCGGCGCTCGACCGCTGGGGCTACGGCATGGCCTCCGTGCGCTTCATCTGCGGTACGCAGGAGGTGCACAAGGAGCTGGAGGCGCGGCTGTCCGCGTTCCTCGGCCAGGAGGACACGATCCTCTACTCCTCCTGCTTCGACGCCAACGGCGGTGTCTTCGAGACCCTCCTCGGCGCCGAGGACGCGGTCATCTCCGACGCCCTCAATCACGCCTCGATCATCGACGGCATCCGGCTGTCCAAGGCCCGCCGCTTCCGGTACGCCAACCGCGACATGGCCGACCTGGAGGCCCAGCTCAAGGAGGCCTCCGGCGCGCGCCGCCGACTGATCGTCACCGACGGCGTCTTCTCGATGGACGGCTATCTCGCCCCGCTCCAGGACATCTGCGACCTCGCCGACCGCTACGACGCGATGGTCATGGTCGACGACTCGCACGCCGTGGGCTTCGTCGGCCCCGGCGGCCGCGGCACCCCCGAGCTGCACGGGGTCATGGACCGCGTCGACATCATCACCGGCACCCTGGGCAAGGCCCTCGGCGGCGCCTCCGGCGGTTATGTCGCGGCCCGCGCCGAGATCGTCGCCCTGCTGCGCCAGCGTTCCCGCCCGTACCTCTTCTCGAACACGCTCGCCCCGGTGATCGCCGCGGCCTCCCTGAAGGTCCTCGACCTGCTGGAGTCCGCCGACGACCTGCGCGTCCGGCTCGCGGAGAACACCGCGCTGTTCCGCTCCCGGATGACCGAGGAGGGCTTCGACATCCTCCCCGGCGACCACGCGATCGCCCCCGTCATGATCGGTGACGCCTCCGTCGCCGGCCGGATGGCGGAACTGCTCCTGGAGCGTGGCGTGTACGTGATCGGCTTCTCGTACCCGGTCGTCCCGCAGGACAAGGCCCGTATCCGTGTCCAGCTGTCCGCGGGGCACTCCACCGAGGACGTGAACCGGGCCGTGGACGCCTTCGTGGCGGCGCGGGCCGAACTCGACGCCTGA
- a CDS encoding LysR family transcriptional regulator: MIEARRLHILRAVADHRTVTAAAAALYLTPSAVSQQLTALEQETGHRLVERGAKGVRLTPAGEILLGHTNAVLAQLERAEAELAAYSSGSAGTVTVASFATGIGLVVAPALARLAVTSPGILVRVQDAEGDASLPMVLDRQVDIAVAVEYRGAPDADDPRLTHVPLYAEPFDAVVPVTHRLADAEEVPLAELAKDPWIGPYPGNPCHDVVVLACENAGFQPRLEHSSDDFRAVVALASADAGVALVPRSALRGMELTGVVVRPVDGVAPTRRVFAAVRRGAEGHPLIRPVLEALTRAATVD; encoded by the coding sequence ATGATCGAAGCGCGGCGGCTCCACATCCTCCGTGCGGTGGCCGACCACCGCACGGTGACGGCGGCGGCCGCCGCGCTGTATCTCACGCCCTCGGCGGTCTCGCAGCAGCTGACCGCCCTGGAGCAGGAGACGGGCCACCGGCTGGTCGAGCGCGGCGCCAAGGGCGTACGGCTGACCCCCGCAGGCGAGATCCTGCTCGGCCACACCAACGCCGTGCTGGCTCAACTGGAGCGCGCCGAGGCCGAGTTGGCGGCGTACAGCTCGGGCTCCGCCGGTACGGTCACCGTGGCCTCCTTCGCGACCGGCATCGGCCTGGTCGTGGCCCCCGCCCTGGCCCGCCTCGCCGTCACCTCGCCCGGCATCCTCGTCCGTGTCCAGGACGCCGAGGGTGACGCCAGCCTTCCGATGGTGCTCGACCGGCAGGTCGACATCGCGGTGGCCGTCGAGTACCGCGGCGCCCCGGACGCCGACGACCCGCGCCTGACGCACGTCCCGCTCTACGCCGAACCCTTCGACGCGGTCGTCCCCGTCACCCACCGGCTGGCCGACGCCGAGGAAGTGCCCCTCGCCGAGCTGGCCAAGGACCCCTGGATCGGCCCGTACCCCGGCAACCCCTGCCACGACGTGGTCGTCCTGGCCTGCGAGAACGCCGGGTTCCAGCCGCGGCTCGAACACTCCTCCGACGACTTCCGCGCCGTCGTCGCCCTGGCCTCCGCCGACGCGGGCGTGGCCCTCGTTCCCCGCTCCGCCCTGCGCGGCATGGAGCTCACGGGCGTCGTCGTGCGCCCCGTGGACGGGGTCGCCCCCACCCGCCGCGTCTTCGCCGCCGTACGCCGTGGCGCCGAGGGGCATCCGCTGATCCGCCCCGTCCTGGAGGCGCTGACGCGAGCGGCGACGGTCGACTGA
- a CDS encoding helix-turn-helix domain-containing protein: MGNEDDAAVDVRLGARLAELRAERGWTLGELAERSGISRSTLSRAERAEISPTASLLNRLCHVYGRTMSHLLSEVERESALLVRAADQTVWTDQASGFVRRSVSPPHAGLRGELVEGRLTAGADIAYDRPPVPGLEQHIWVLDGRLDVTAQDTEHRLGAGDCLRLRVWGPTRFRCPGPEDARYALAVVLP; this comes from the coding sequence ATGGGAAACGAGGACGATGCCGCCGTCGATGTCCGGCTCGGGGCGCGACTGGCCGAGCTGAGGGCCGAACGGGGCTGGACCCTGGGCGAGCTGGCGGAGCGCAGCGGGATCAGCAGATCGACCCTCTCCCGTGCGGAGCGCGCCGAGATCAGCCCCACGGCCTCCCTCCTGAACCGCCTCTGCCATGTGTACGGGCGGACCATGTCGCACCTGCTGAGCGAGGTCGAACGGGAATCGGCGCTCCTGGTCCGCGCCGCCGACCAGACGGTCTGGACGGACCAGGCCTCCGGATTCGTCCGGCGCTCGGTGTCGCCACCGCACGCGGGACTGCGCGGCGAACTGGTCGAGGGACGGCTCACCGCCGGCGCGGACATCGCGTACGACAGGCCTCCCGTGCCCGGCCTGGAGCAGCACATCTGGGTCCTCGACGGACGGCTCGACGTGACCGCGCAGGACACCGAGCACCGCCTCGGCGCCGGTGACTGCCTCCGGCTGCGCGTCTGGGGGCCGACGCGCTTTCGCTGCCCCGGCCCCGAGGACGCGCGGTACGCGCTGGCGGTGGTGCTGCCGTGA
- a CDS encoding GNAT family N-acetyltransferase: protein MTVGRLTAAELLDEADELAGLLTDTVDGGASVGFLAPLARAEAVAWWRERADAVSAGHHAVWVAHVGGRLLGTVALAFPGKPNSRHRAELVKLMVHRDGRGQGVGRTLLATAETAAVAEGITLLHLDTETGSPAESLYLSAGWTRIGAIPDYAATPSGELHPTTIFYKRLGALADGT, encoded by the coding sequence ATCACCGTCGGGCGCCTCACCGCGGCCGAACTCCTTGACGAAGCCGATGAGTTGGCGGGCCTGCTCACCGACACCGTGGACGGCGGCGCCTCGGTCGGATTCCTCGCGCCGCTCGCCCGCGCGGAGGCCGTCGCCTGGTGGCGCGAGCGCGCGGACGCGGTCTCGGCCGGGCACCACGCGGTCTGGGTGGCCCACGTCGGCGGCCGGCTGCTCGGCACCGTCGCCCTCGCCTTCCCGGGCAAGCCCAACAGCCGCCATCGCGCCGAACTCGTCAAGCTGATGGTCCACCGGGACGGCCGCGGACAGGGCGTGGGCCGGACGCTCCTGGCGACCGCGGAGACGGCGGCGGTGGCCGAGGGCATCACCCTGCTCCATCTCGACACCGAGACCGGAAGCCCCGCCGAGTCGCTGTACCTGTCGGCGGGCTGGACCCGGATCGGGGCGATACCGGACTACGCGGCGACGCCGTCGGGCGAACTCCACCCGACGACCATCTTCTACAAGCGGCTGGGAGCGCTCGCCGACGGCACCTGA
- a CDS encoding MmcQ/YjbR family DNA-binding protein, with the protein MPDADDVRRIALSLPDTTEKTAWSMPTFRVAGKMFATLPEEETSIAVRCPKEERDELVLAEPGKFWIADHEAGFAWVRVRLAALEDDDELHAILADSWRQAAPPRLIDAHPELGLPSAD; encoded by the coding sequence ATGCCGGATGCAGACGACGTACGCCGTATCGCCCTTTCCCTGCCGGACACGACGGAGAAGACCGCCTGGAGCATGCCCACGTTCCGGGTCGCGGGAAAGATGTTCGCCACCCTGCCCGAGGAGGAGACCTCCATCGCGGTGCGCTGTCCGAAGGAGGAGCGCGACGAACTGGTCCTGGCCGAGCCGGGCAAGTTCTGGATCGCCGACCACGAGGCCGGCTTCGCCTGGGTCCGGGTCCGGCTCGCCGCCCTGGAGGACGACGACGAACTCCACGCCATCCTCGCCGACTCCTGGCGCCAGGCGGCCCCGCCCCGACTCATCGACGCCCACCCCGAGTTGGGCCTGCCGTCCGCCGACTGA
- a CDS encoding MFS transporter has protein sequence MAMTSSGGEPRDGKRSGATDSGSGSVRSRAGLLDDRRPRPVWSRDFALFFVARALARLGETMLPVALAAGLLRYGYGVGAVGLAMAASAAPFAGLVIFGGVIADRFSTRRLMIGADLVRLVAQSIAAALFFAGHVVLWQVCLIGAVNGAAGAVFQPGVASTVPRLASDIQAANGAIRIAESAAQLAGPALAGLLVAFASAGGVFVAHAGTYALSALCLLLLRLPAAAPASRTHGGGFRADLAEGWREFRSRTWMWAVIVIWCVYMISVWGPTVPLVATEMVRAHGPRAYGLINSALGAGTVVGGLVALRLRPRRMLRAGSLALLAFACFPASVGVGFGVAAVSACAMIAGAGTSFWGVMWATSVQTQVAPDVLNRIHAYDVAGSLAMMPVGQALAGPAAAALGADNVLLVAGVMSLVVCAALLSVPAVRDLVRVDGPAPRSPDTTAAPREGALRPPGPHKTGARPPV, from the coding sequence ATGGCCATGACGTCGTCGGGCGGGGAGCCACGGGACGGGAAGCGGTCCGGAGCGACGGACTCGGGCTCGGGCTCGGTCCGGTCCCGGGCCGGCCTCCTCGACGACCGGCGGCCCCGGCCCGTCTGGTCGCGGGACTTCGCCCTGTTCTTCGTCGCGCGGGCCCTCGCCCGGCTCGGCGAGACCATGCTGCCGGTCGCGCTCGCCGCGGGACTGCTGCGGTACGGATACGGAGTCGGCGCCGTCGGCCTCGCCATGGCCGCCTCGGCCGCCCCCTTCGCCGGACTGGTGATCTTCGGCGGAGTGATCGCCGACCGGTTCAGCACCCGAAGGCTGATGATCGGCGCCGACCTCGTGCGGCTCGTGGCCCAGTCGATCGCCGCCGCCCTCTTCTTCGCCGGCCATGTGGTCCTCTGGCAGGTCTGTCTGATCGGCGCGGTCAACGGCGCGGCCGGCGCCGTCTTCCAGCCCGGCGTCGCCAGCACCGTTCCGCGTCTGGCCTCCGACATCCAGGCAGCCAACGGCGCCATCCGGATCGCGGAGTCCGCCGCCCAGCTCGCCGGCCCCGCCCTGGCGGGTCTGCTGGTCGCGTTCGCCTCCGCCGGAGGGGTCTTCGTGGCCCACGCCGGCACCTACGCGCTGAGCGCCCTGTGCCTGCTGCTGCTCCGCCTGCCCGCGGCCGCCCCCGCGAGCAGGACCCACGGCGGCGGCTTCCGGGCCGACCTCGCCGAAGGGTGGCGGGAGTTCAGATCCCGTACGTGGATGTGGGCCGTCATCGTCATCTGGTGCGTCTACATGATCTCCGTCTGGGGCCCGACCGTCCCCCTGGTGGCCACCGAGATGGTGCGGGCGCACGGCCCGCGCGCCTACGGCCTGATCAACTCCGCCCTCGGCGCGGGCACGGTCGTCGGCGGGCTCGTCGCCCTGCGCCTGCGTCCGCGCCGCATGCTGCGCGCCGGTTCCCTCGCCCTCCTGGCCTTCGCCTGCTTCCCCGCGTCCGTAGGGGTGGGGTTCGGCGTGGCGGCCGTCTCGGCGTGCGCGATGATCGCCGGAGCGGGTACCTCGTTCTGGGGCGTGATGTGGGCGACCAGTGTGCAGACACAGGTCGCCCCCGACGTCCTCAACCGCATCCACGCCTACGACGTCGCGGGCTCCCTGGCGATGATGCCCGTCGGCCAGGCACTCGCGGGGCCCGCCGCCGCGGCCCTCGGCGCCGACAACGTCCTGCTCGTGGCGGGCGTCATGTCCCTCGTCGTCTGCGCGGCCCTGCTCTCGGTGCCCGCGGTACGCGACCTGGTACGGGTCGACGGCCCCGCGCCCCGGTCACCGGACACCACTGCCGCACCGCGCGAAGGGGCCCTCCGGCCGCCGGGCCCGCACAAAACGGGTGCGCGACCACCGGTGTGA
- a CDS encoding macro domain-containing protein, translating to MTPLHLGVMTVFTISGITLQIWSSQPKRAGQQHALQLPAILLYSLAAALFLFSVFPDSMTEGRALGFGIGGAAGFAAFFMLASFTWLSRTRRQDELAGQVQKLLLENAALHRPVSAGRDGGGPPRVLSECTRYELPLRGSRKHRVGMVTGNLANILGTDVWVNPENTRMEMSRVDEPTVSATIRYHGGVRDSAGHLTHDTIGLELAKQMTDGTHVAAGQVLVTGPGELEETHQVRRIVHVAAVEGEPGSGFRQVMDLERCVRNVLTEVDRVSTDGPALRSVVLPLLGTGGGNSDLEATVTRLVSATVDYFHSHKSSRIRVVYLLAYTDVQAALCRDSLDREAALAGD from the coding sequence ATGACACCTCTGCACTTGGGCGTCATGACGGTGTTCACCATCTCCGGCATAACGTTGCAGATCTGGTCGTCGCAGCCCAAACGGGCCGGGCAGCAGCACGCGTTGCAGCTACCCGCAATCCTTCTTTACTCCCTGGCGGCCGCGCTCTTCCTCTTCTCCGTCTTCCCCGACTCCATGACCGAAGGGCGGGCACTCGGATTCGGGATTGGGGGCGCGGCAGGCTTCGCCGCCTTCTTCATGCTGGCGAGCTTCACCTGGCTGAGCAGGACCCGCCGACAGGACGAACTGGCCGGACAGGTACAGAAGTTACTGCTCGAGAACGCCGCATTGCACCGCCCGGTGTCGGCTGGCCGGGACGGCGGCGGCCCGCCGCGCGTCCTGAGCGAGTGCACGAGGTACGAACTCCCCTTGCGCGGCAGCCGAAAGCACCGGGTCGGTATGGTCACCGGCAACCTCGCCAACATTCTCGGGACGGACGTCTGGGTCAACCCGGAGAACACCCGCATGGAGATGTCGCGCGTCGACGAACCCACAGTCTCCGCCACGATCCGCTACCACGGTGGTGTTCGCGACAGCGCCGGGCACCTGACGCATGACACCATCGGCCTGGAACTAGCGAAGCAAATGACCGACGGCACCCATGTCGCTGCCGGCCAGGTCCTGGTCACCGGCCCCGGAGAATTGGAGGAGACCCACCAGGTACGGCGCATCGTGCACGTGGCCGCCGTCGAAGGTGAACCGGGCTCCGGTTTCCGTCAGGTGATGGACCTGGAACGATGCGTCCGCAACGTTCTCACCGAGGTCGACCGTGTGTCCACTGACGGCCCGGCGCTCCGCTCCGTCGTCCTGCCCCTCCTGGGAACCGGCGGAGGCAACAGTGATTTGGAAGCCACAGTGACGAGGCTTGTCTCGGCGACGGTCGACTACTTCCACTCCCACAAGAGCTCGCGCATCCGCGTCGTATACCTCCTTGCGTACACGGACGTACAGGCGGCGCTGTGCAGGGACTCGCTAGACAGGGAAGCAGCACTGGCCGGAGACTGA